TTTTTCAGGGATCGCACTAAATCGAGATAATAATCCAGTGATCGCCCGTTAATTTTCGCCTCAAGATTAAGACCGCCTTGCATACAAATCTCCGTTGCCCCACGGTGTACCGCATCGGTTGCTTTTTCTAATAATTGGGCATTATCCAGCCAAAATGCGCCATCATCGCCCGCATCCCGCCGAAACGCGCAGAAATGACAATGTTGCTCACAAATATTGGTGAAATTAAGATTACGATTCACCACATAGGTTACAGTCTCACCGCAAAGCGATCGCCGCATTTGCTCCGCAGCCTGTCGAATTGCTTCAATGGCACTGGATTGATCCTGCTCCAGCAGAAAAATCCCCTCTTCAACCGTGAGGTCATGGAGGGCGATCGCCTTATCTAAAACACCAGAGAGTTTCATTGACCTAATTCTTCAGAACGCTGTTTGGCCGCTTTAACCGCTTCAATCACGGCCGAACGAAAACCATTTGCCTCTAGGGTAGCAACACCAGCAATCGTTGTGCCGCCGGGACTCGTCACACGGTCTTTCAGTTGGGCGGGGTGTAAACCAGAATCCTGTAACAGCTCTGCTGTGCCCTTAACAGTTTGCAGGGCAAGCTGCTGGGCAATGGGGCGGGGCAAACCAGAGGCAACACCACCATCGGCTAAAGCTTCAATCATTAACGCCACAAATGCCGGACCCGATCCCGATAAACCCGTGACCGCATCCATGAGATACTCTGGCACTTCAACCACTTCACCGACCGCCGCAAAAATTTGCTTTGCCAACTCCACCTGCTCTGGCAACACTAAATCACTGGGGGCGATCGCCGTCATCCCTTGACCCACAATAGCCGGAGTATTAGGCATCACCCGCACCACCGGGTAACCCTCAAATCCAGCACTTAACTTATCCAAGGCAACCCCCGCCAAAATCGACAAAACAAGAGGACGCTCCATCAGCCCCTTTGACTGCAATTCAGCCGTTACCTTGTCAAAAATTTGCGGTTTAATCGCCAACATGAGCACATCAGTGGCAGAGGCTGCATCTCCATTACTTGCCGTAACAGAAACACCATACTCCTGCTGTAAATAGTCCCGCCGCGCGGCGACAGGCTCACTAACCACCACATCAGACGGTCTATATAAACCCTGCTTTAACAATCGAGATAGTAGAGCCTCCCCCATCACCCCGCCACCGATCATCCCAAATTTAACAGCCATAATTTCCCGAAGATTTCGTCCAAGTTGTTGTACTACAGAGTTTTTCATTCCAAGATATCTTCACAGATCAGACGAAACGAAATCAACTCACAAAAAAAAGAGACGACCTTAGGCCGTCCTTTCTAATGATTAAAAATAATTAAATGGAAAATGTATAACTTATTTTTCTTAAATGCACCTATAGAAAAACGTATCGGAATAAGCCATCAAATTACTGAGCCTGAGCAACAGGAGCCATTTCTTCATTCCAAGCGGGAGCAGGAGTCGCTGTGCGGGGAGCAGTAGGCTGAACAGGAGCTTCATGAACAACGCCAGACTGATTCGTCACCTGAACACAGTTGGGGGTGAAGAGGAAGATACTATCGCCAATACGCTCTTGGTGACCATCGATCGCATAGGTGCCACCAGCCACAAAATCGACGGCACGTTGCGCTTCGTCTGGATCCATCATATTGAGGTTGAGAACCACAGAACGACGCTCTCTCAAGGACTGAATCACCTGGGGCATCTCCTCAAAGGAGTGGGGCTCACAAACAACAACTTCGGACAAACCGTTGTTAACGCCGGGCATACCGATAACGTTACTGCGGGGAGCGGAATTAGAGTTCATGCCAAAATCAGAAGCTACAGTGGGGTTTTCACGGAGACGACGAGGACGGGACTTTTCTTCTTCGACTAGAGGAGCCGGAGTGTCAGCAGGATAAAGGGCTGCATAGTCAGTGCCATCAACCTCTTCTTCGTAATACTCCTCGAATTCCTCGGTCTCGTTAAAGCCCAAAAAATCACGTAACTTTGTAAACATAGTGCGAAATATCCTTGATATTGATTTTCAGTTTAATATGCTTGGTCTGGCATGAGAAATAGTTTTTTCTATAATTCCCATAAATGTCTAATTGCGAAAAGACTCAAGGATAGGAGAGACCCCGCCTAGACTTAATGCTTTTTCAGCATATCTTATGTTTCTATTTTGTCTAGAGTTTAATCAGTTTTTTTCGGTTTTTTTGCTAAATTAAACCTAAATCTCTAAATTACGCTTCATTTTGCCCCACAATTCTCTGTTTGACGCAGCTACTTCTATAAATTTTTATTAATGAATTGCGGCTGATGAAACTCATCAACTAATCCGGGAATACTGGTAAGGTTTCTTGTTTTTTTGACATGGCCATGTCTAGGGGCGATCGCCAAAATTTGGGGATCACGAATTTCATTGAATTACTGCCGTTGCCCGAAAATAGCACTACCCACTCGAATCATTGTGCTGCCCGCCTCAATCGCTTGGGAATAATCACCGGACATGCCCATGGATAGTTCTTTAAGTTCAAAGGGAAATGCTGGATTTTGATTCAGTTGCTTTTGTAGGTTGTAAACGGTTTTAAAGGCTGCTGTCGCGCCATCGGGCGTTAAACCTAAAGGTAAAATTGTCATTAAACCTTGAATTTTTAGGCTCTGACATTTGGCGAGTTCGGGTAATTCTCTGGATAGTTGCTTAATGTCCCAACCGAATTTATTGGGATCTGGCAAAGGTTTTACTTGCAAACAAAATTTGGGCGATCGCCCTAAAGCTTCGGCATAGCTATTGAGTTTTTGGGCGAGGGCTAAGCTATCGATGGTATGGATCCAGTCAAAGTGGGCGATCGCCTTTTTCGCTTTATTTTTTTGCAGATGGCCGATGAAGTGCCAGCGAATATCGGAGAGATCAGCGAGTTCTTCCTGTTTTGCTAAAGCCTCTTGCAGACGATTTTCAGCAAAATCACGAATACCTGCATGGTAGGCTGCACGGATTTTTTCAATACTATGGGTCTTACTAACGGCGATTAGCTTCGTTGATGGCGGGAGCTGCTGGGAGAGCGCTTCGATCTGGCGAGCAATAGAATCAGACATACAAACGGATAATTTACTGGAAAGTTCGCTTGTATAGCGCTTGGAGTGATTGGATCTCCTCTGGGGATCCAAAACGACGAACCTTACGTAAACGCTGCTCTACCTTCATGCGAGCATCCATGCGCGTAATGGGTTCAAAGGTCATATTTGTTTTGCCGTGCTGCACTAGGAAAAATAATCGTTGAGCGTAGAGTGTGGTGAACAATTCTTCGTTATCTTCTAGCTCACAAATTAAAAAAAGCATCCCAAAAGTTGGGTGATTAAAATAAGATTCTGTATTCATTCAAGTTTTTTGGGTTCTAAAAATATTAGTAACCGATAACTGTCCCAAACTATAACGGTTTAAGGTCATGATGCAGATGGCTGATACCGATGAATCAGGTAAATAGTAGCTGAAGATACACAAACATCATCAACATAGTATATAGATGATCTGCTAGGAATGGAAAGCTTCACCCAAACTCGTGAATGTCTTGATTATTTCTAAGCTCAATGGAAATTTTAATGAAAATAGAGCCTGTGATGAGTCCAAGAAAATATTTTCAAGAAGAAAGCTGATGAGAGCGGCGATCGCCAAACCTAAAATAATGGTCTAGAAGCGAAAAAAAGCGATCGTAAAGAAACACAACTTGGTAAAATCAGGAATTGCTCTTTTGCATATAGCTACAGAACATACTCCAAAAAAAACCATGACTGAGCCTCGTCAATATCACATTACCACCTTCGGCTGCCAGATGAACAAAGCCGACTCCGAGCGTATGGCAGGCATTTTAGAAGATATGGGATATCAGTTCTCAGAGGATCCCAACGAGGCAGATCTAGTGCTCTACAACACCTGCACTATTCGCGATAATGCAGAACAAAAAGTTTATTCCTATCTTGGTCGTCAGGCAAAACGCAAGCATTCCAAGCCTGATTTGAAGTTAATTGTTGCGGGCTGTGTGGCTCAGCAAGAGGGCGAAAGTTTATTGCGTCGCGTGCCGGAAGTGGATCTGATTATGGGGCCCCAGCATGCTAATCGTCTCCAAGAACTTTTAGAGCAAGTAGATAATGGTAGCCAAATTGTTGCCACAGAACCGATTCATATTGTTGAAGACATTACCAAACCCCGCCGCGATAGCTCAGTAACTGCTTGGGTGAATGTGATTTATGGCTGTAATGAGCACTGTACTTATTGTGTAGTTCCCGGTGTGCGGGGCACAGAGCAATCCCGTTATCCTGAAGCGATTTACGCGGAAATGGAAGAGCTAGGCCGCCAGGGCTTTAAGGAAGTGACACTCCTTGGTCAAAATATTGATGCCTATGGTCGCGATTTACCGGGCACAACGGCGGAAGGGCGCAATAAATATAATTTGACGGATCTTTTATATTTTGTGCATGATGTGCCGGGCATTGAGCGCATCCGTTTTGCCACTAGCCACCCCCGCTATTTCACGGAGCGTTTGATCAAAGCTTGTCATGAGCTACCGAAGATTTGTGAGCATTTTCATATTCCGTTCCAGTCTGGTGATAATGAGGTGTTGAAGGCAATGCGTCGCGGTTATACCCATGAAAAGTACCGTCGCATTATCGACAATGTGCGTAAATATATGCCGGATGCGTCCATTAGTGCCGATGCGATTGTGGCATTCCCCGGCGAGACAGAGGAGCAATTTGAAAATACCCTCAAGCTTGTTGAGGATATTGGTTTTGATCAGCTCAATACGGCGGCTTATTCCCCCCGTCCCGGTACGCCTGCGGCACTTTGGGATAATCAACTTTCTGAGGAAGTGAAGAGCGATCGCCTCCAACGACTCAATCGCCTAGTCAATCAAAAAGCAGCGGAACGTTCTGAGCGTTATGCGGGCAGGGTTGAGCAAGTTTTGGTGGAGGGTCAAAATCCTAAAGATCCCAGTCAGGTCATGGGGCGCACTAGTGGCAACCGTCTGACATTCTTTGAGGGCGATATTAACGAACTTCAGGGGAAAATTGTTGCGGTGAAAATTACTGAGGTTCGACCCTTTAGTCTCACCGGTGAACCTGTTGATGCTTTAGTGACGGCTTAGAGCGGCAATGGAAGAACCTTGGCTACAACCTGAGGCGATCGCCCAAGTCCAGCTAATCCTAGACAATTACCGTCATTGGTTTAAAGAAGATTTGATCCCACGGGATGTTGTCCCCGCGGAGCAAGCTCGTATTTTGTTTCATGCACCTTTTGTGGTGTTGTCCCACAATACTCAGGCTGATCCGATTTATAACTATGGCAACAACACGGCATTGACCCTCTGGGAGCGGTCTTGGGACGAGCTATTAGTCATGCCTTCTAGTCAGTCAGCCGCGCCAACGGCGGAAATCCAGAACGCTCGGAACCAACTCTTGCAAAATAGTCGTGAAATGGGCTACATCACTGATTATTCGGGGGTTCGCTATTCAAAAAGTGGTCGGCGCATCCGGATTGAAAATGTTAAGGTCTGGGACTTACTCGACACATCAGACCAATATCGGGGTCAAGCTGCGGTATTTTCTAAATGGACATTTTTAGATTAGGTGAATGAAAGAGCAGTTTACGACTTGGTTAGACCGTTTCCTTGTGGCAGATGTGTTTGTGGTGCTGTTCGCGTTTTTCTGGTTTGCGATCGCCCTCATTGGTAAATCTTCTGGTGTTAATCTCGGCTGGGAAATCTGGTATTCGCTTTGGGAACCGGTCTTTACTCCGGCGATCGGCATTTTGATGTTGGGGGCAATTTTAAGCTGGGTGATCAAAAAAATCGGTACATTTTTCCAAACAGAATCCGATAAGCTTGGTTAACGAATTTTGTTAGCGAACTCAGTTCAGTCGCTAGGATTGGGCTATTGAACTACGGCTGAAATAATGGCATTATCCGACCGATTTTCTGAAGCGCTCGTTTTTGCGGAAAAGTTACACCGTAATCAAGCCCGTAAAGGTTCCGGTACTCCCTATGTTGCCCATTTGTTGGGTGTTGCGAGTACGGTTTTAGAGGCGGGTGGGAGTGAGGACGAGGCGATCGCCGCGCTATTGCATGATGCTGTGGAAGATCAAGGCGGGTTGCAAACAAGGGATTTAATTCAAGAAAAATTTGGCGATCGCGTCACAGAGATTGTGATGGGCTGTTCCGATAGCGTCGAAGGGGAAATAAAATTGCCGTGGCGAGAGCGTAAAGTCGCTTATTTAAATCACCTCAAAACAGCGCCAAAATCTGTTCGACTCGTGTCCATGGCGGACAAACTCTACAATCTCCAGTCCATTGTGCGGGATTATCGTTTAGTCGGGGAAGAATTATGGTCGCGATTTCGTGGAAAAAAAGAGGGCACTCTTTGGTACTATCGCGAACTCAGTAAAATATTTGACCCAGACCATCCCCTCACTCAGGAATTTCAACGGGCGATCGCCACCCTCGAAGATCTCATTGCAACCAAGTCGCCATAGCAGTTTGTTTGAGTGATGCTCGGCGCTCTTGCCAGTCAGACATACATTGCGTCACGAGGCTCCAAAAGCGCTTACTGTGATTCATCTCGCGGAAATGACACAGCTCATGGACAATCACATAGTCCAGACAACTCATTGGCATTTGAATCAGTTGCAAATTGAGATTAATGCGACCAAGACTACTGCAACTGCCCCACCGAGTTTTCATTGCCCGAATCCTGAGCGGAATGTTTTTTTGCTCTAACTCTAGAATCGGTTTTGTTTTTTCTGTCCAGTAATCTAACCGCTCTCGAAATAAAGTTTTCGCTTGCCGCTGATACCAACGACGCATTAAAAACTGGATTTGGTGGCGATCGCCGAACTCTAAAATACAAACTCGAAAAACACTATTTTCTAAGTCGAAATAGAGGCGATCGCCGTACTCAAGTTTGAGGGGATATTGCTCCCCAAGATAAAAGTGCTTTTCCCCATCCACCCATTGCGGTACAAATCTTTTAACTGAAGATTCTGCAACTTTCTGAAGATTTTTTAGGAGCCAAGCCGTTCGCTTTTTTAAAAGATCTTCGATTTCAGCAATTTTAATTTGGCTGGGAGCATGAACAATAATTTGCTGCTCTTGATTAATTGAAATCTGAATCGTTTTGCGGCGATCGCTCCATTTGAGAGTGACAACGTGTATTTCGCCATCCAAAGCAATTTCAGTTGTTTGCGGAAGATGTTTAACAGAACCCCTAACCATCAAACTCTCCCTCCAAGCCCCTCATAGTAATATTCTCTAATTCTCTTCGAGTCACAAACAGAACCTGTAGCGTGTGTTAGCGAAGCGTAACGCACAATTAAATAATCCAATCCAAGAACGAAAAAATACTTAGAGATCAAAATGGGAACTCAAAACCTCTTCCAAGAGACTGATCTAAAAGATCAAGTAAAAATAGGCTGATCAAACCAAGTCAATATTGAGTTAATTACAGTAGACTACAAAACTGTTGATCCATAAATCTGCCAGCACACATATCTATGACTGAATCTGCCGTTAACCCCAAGAAAATCTTACTTCTACTCGCGGCATTGGCTGGTGGTATTTTTCTTGTAGGTTTACCTGTTCATAGAGTTTTAAGTAATCGCCCCGATAGCCTCGAAGAGCGCCTTGCAGATTTAACAGTGCCTGTCACCCTCAACAATTTGGCAGTACGCATCGAAGCCAATGGCACAGTGGAACCCATTGAGAGCGTTAATATCAGTCCCAAAAACCCCGGCATTCTCGCCAAGCTTTTAGTAGAACAAGGTCAAGTGGTGGCGGCAGGACAAGAACT
The sequence above is a segment of the [Limnothrix rosea] IAM M-220 genome. Coding sequences within it:
- the proC gene encoding pyrroline-5-carboxylate reductase; protein product: MAVKFGMIGGGVMGEALLSRLLKQGLYRPSDVVVSEPVAARRDYLQQEYGVSVTASNGDAASATDVLMLAIKPQIFDKVTAELQSKGLMERPLVLSILAGVALDKLSAGFEGYPVVRVMPNTPAIVGQGMTAIAPSDLVLPEQVELAKQIFAAVGEVVEVPEYLMDAVTGLSGSGPAFVALMIEALADGGVASGLPRPIAQQLALQTVKGTAELLQDSGLHPAQLKDRVTSPGGTTIAGVATLEANGFRSAVIEAVKAAKQRSEELGQ
- a CDS encoding cell division protein SepF, with product MFTKLRDFLGFNETEEFEEYYEEEVDGTDYAALYPADTPAPLVEEEKSRPRRLRENPTVASDFGMNSNSAPRSNVIGMPGVNNGLSEVVVCEPHSFEEMPQVIQSLRERRSVVLNLNMMDPDEAQRAVDFVAGGTYAIDGHQERIGDSIFLFTPNCVQVTNQSGVVHEAPVQPTAPRTATPAPAWNEEMAPVAQAQ
- a CDS encoding YggS family pyridoxal phosphate-dependent enzyme, with amino-acid sequence MSDSIARQIEALSQQLPPSTKLIAVSKTHSIEKIRAAYHAGIRDFAENRLQEALAKQEELADLSDIRWHFIGHLQKNKAKKAIAHFDWIHTIDSLALAQKLNSYAEALGRSPKFCLQVKPLPDPNKFGWDIKQLSRELPELAKCQSLKIQGLMTILPLGLTPDGATAAFKTVYNLQKQLNQNPAFPFELKELSMGMSGDYSQAIEAGSTMIRVGSAIFGQRQ
- the pipX gene encoding transcriptional coactivator PipX translates to MNTESYFNHPTFGMLFLICELEDNEELFTTLYAQRLFFLVQHGKTNMTFEPITRMDARMKVEQRLRKVRRFGSPEEIQSLQALYKRTFQ
- the miaB gene encoding tRNA (N6-isopentenyl adenosine(37)-C2)-methylthiotransferase MiaB, encoding MTEPRQYHITTFGCQMNKADSERMAGILEDMGYQFSEDPNEADLVLYNTCTIRDNAEQKVYSYLGRQAKRKHSKPDLKLIVAGCVAQQEGESLLRRVPEVDLIMGPQHANRLQELLEQVDNGSQIVATEPIHIVEDITKPRRDSSVTAWVNVIYGCNEHCTYCVVPGVRGTEQSRYPEAIYAEMEELGRQGFKEVTLLGQNIDAYGRDLPGTTAEGRNKYNLTDLLYFVHDVPGIERIRFATSHPRYFTERLIKACHELPKICEHFHIPFQSGDNEVLKAMRRGYTHEKYRRIIDNVRKYMPDASISADAIVAFPGETEEQFENTLKLVEDIGFDQLNTAAYSPRPGTPAALWDNQLSEEVKSDRLQRLNRLVNQKAAERSERYAGRVEQVLVEGQNPKDPSQVMGRTSGNRLTFFEGDINELQGKIVAVKITEVRPFSLTGEPVDALVTA
- a CDS encoding MEKHLA domain-containing protein: MEEPWLQPEAIAQVQLILDNYRHWFKEDLIPRDVVPAEQARILFHAPFVVLSHNTQADPIYNYGNNTALTLWERSWDELLVMPSSQSAAPTAEIQNARNQLLQNSREMGYITDYSGVRYSKSGRRIRIENVKVWDLLDTSDQYRGQAAVFSKWTFLD
- a CDS encoding HD domain-containing protein, whose protein sequence is MALSDRFSEALVFAEKLHRNQARKGSGTPYVAHLLGVASTVLEAGGSEDEAIAALLHDAVEDQGGLQTRDLIQEKFGDRVTEIVMGCSDSVEGEIKLPWRERKVAYLNHLKTAPKSVRLVSMADKLYNLQSIVRDYRLVGEELWSRFRGKKEGTLWYYRELSKIFDPDHPLTQEFQRAIATLEDLIATKSP
- a CDS encoding M48 family metallopeptidase yields the protein MVRGSVKHLPQTTEIALDGEIHVVTLKWSDRRKTIQISINQEQQIIVHAPSQIKIAEIEDLLKKRTAWLLKNLQKVAESSVKRFVPQWVDGEKHFYLGEQYPLKLEYGDRLYFDLENSVFRVCILEFGDRHQIQFLMRRWYQRQAKTLFRERLDYWTEKTKPILELEQKNIPLRIRAMKTRWGSCSSLGRINLNLQLIQMPMSCLDYVIVHELCHFREMNHSKRFWSLVTQCMSDWQERRASLKQTAMATWLQ